In Harpia harpyja isolate bHarHar1 chromosome Z, bHarHar1 primary haplotype, whole genome shotgun sequence, a single window of DNA contains:
- the RAB27B gene encoding ras-related protein Rab-27B, with amino-acid sequence MTDGDYDYLIKLLALGDSGVGKTTFLYRYTDNKFNPKFITTVGIDFREKRVVYNSRGPNGSPGKAFKVHLQLWDTAGQERFRSLTTAFFRDAMGFLLMFDLTSQQSFLNVRNWMSQLQANAYCENPDIVLIGNKADLSDQREVNERQAKDLADKYGIPYFETSAATGQNVEKAVDMLLDLIMKRMEQCVDKTQVSDTANGGSSGKLDSAKPEEKKCAC; translated from the exons ATGACTGATGGAGACTATGATTATCTGATCAAGCTCCTGGCCCTTGGAGACTCTGGGGTTGGAAAAACAACGTTCCTGTACAGATACACCGATAACAAATTTAATCCAAAATTCATCACGACAGTAGGGATAGATTTTCGGGAAAAGCGAGTG GTATACAACAGCAGAGGACCAAATGGATCTCCAGGAAAAGCCTTCAAAGTCCATCTCCAGCTTTGGGACACAGCTGGACAGGAAAG ATTTCGAAGTCTGACCACAGCGTTTTTCAGAGATGCTATGGGCTTCTTACTAATGTTTGATCTCACCAGTCAACAGAGCTTCTTAAATGTCAGAAATTGGATGA GTCAGCTGCAAGCCAATGCATATTGCGAGAATCCAGATATAGTCTTAATTGGTAATAAAGCTGATTTATCAGACCAAAGGGAGGTAAATGAAAGGCAAGCAAAAGATCTGGCAGACAAATATGG CATACCGTACTTTGAAACAAGTGCTGCTACCGGACAGAACGTGGAGAAGGCTGTGGACATGCTTCTGGACTTGATAATGAAGCGTATGGAGCAGTGCGTGGACAAGACACAGGTCTCCGACACAGCCAACGGAGGCAGCTCGGGAAAGCTAGATTCGGCAAAACCGGAGGAGAAAAAGTGTGCCTGCTAA
- the CCDC68 gene encoding coiled-coil domain-containing protein 68 isoform X2: MSSASKEERNARIVMTTLLLTEQITQEDRGSEGKYVLYGSSCSQITEEAEYVKKLPQVSGNKPESKSSGWSWSCSPVARTMKETEEQLLLVSRENQMLKIKLEATREAGVQALRSASQKLYENYQTWSEELKKSHENEKQQIQTYHLQKEEKLQQSSKTTSRLAEGIREKCTRIAEMEKRVQRMEEEKKTLIEKKMSLEKMLQQMMSRNEDAKRCLDLQRQISTLREQICRLQWVIQAQHHGLRSVIQEAEELKNELRSQDKKIEDLTEKLSALEAQNKELKDRVEFWSGQPKAKVSKAVWTDTPRDFGASPYLMLTRLRKQES, from the exons AAGAGAGAAACGCACGTATAGTGATGACTACCCTGCTACTCACTGAGCAAATAACACAAGAAGACCGTGGCTCGGAGGGAAAGTATGTCCTTTACGGATCCTCGTGTTCCCAAATCACCGAGGAAGCTGAATACGTGAAAAAG CTTCCTCAAGTGTCGGGCAATAAACCGGAGTCAAAGAGCAgcggctggagctggagctgcagtCCTGTTGCAAGGACgatgaaggaaacagaagagcagctgctgctggtgagcAGAGAAAACCAAATGCTGAAGATCAAG CTGGAAGCCACGAGAGAAGCAGGTGTACAGGCTCTCAGATCTGCCTCCCAGAAACTGTATGAGAATTACCAGACTTGGtcagaagaactgaaaaaaagccaTGAGAatgagaagcagcaaatacaG ACCTACCAtctccaaaaagaagaaaagcttcagCAAAGCTCCAAAACCACCAGCCGCCTTGCCGAAGGCATCAGGGAAAAATGTACCCGCATCGCAGAGATGGAGAAGCGAGTGCAAAGGATGGAGGAG gaaaagaaaactctGATAGAGAAGAAAATGTCACTTGAAAAGATGCTTCAACAGATGATGTCAAGGAATGAAGATGCCAAACG GTGCCTGGATCTCCAGCGGCAGATTTCCACCCTGCGGGAGCAGATCTGCCGCCTGCAGTGGGTGATCCAGGCGCAGCACCACGGCCTGCGCAGCGTGATACAGGAG GCAGAGGAACTGAAAAATGAACTCAGAAGCCaagataaaaaaatagaagacCTGACAGAGAAGCTGTCTGCACTGGAAGCACAG aataaAGAACTGAAAGACAGAGTGGAGTTTTGGTCTGGCCAGCCCAAGGCTAAagtttcaaaagctgtctggacaga CACCCCACGAGATTTTGGAGCATCCCCTTACCTGATGCTCACCAGGCTAAGGAAGCAAGAAAGCTAA
- the CCDC68 gene encoding coiled-coil domain-containing protein 68 isoform X1 gives MSSASKEERNARIVMTTLLLTEQITQEDRGSEGKYVLYGSSCSQITEEAEYVKKQLPQVSGNKPESKSSGWSWSCSPVARTMKETEEQLLLVSRENQMLKIKLEATREAGVQALRSASQKLYENYQTWSEELKKSHENEKQQIQTYHLQKEEKLQQSSKTTSRLAEGIREKCTRIAEMEKRVQRMEEEKKTLIEKKMSLEKMLQQMMSRNEDAKRCLDLQRQISTLREQICRLQWVIQAQHHGLRSVIQEAEELKNELRSQDKKIEDLTEKLSALEAQNKELKDRVEFWSGQPKAKVSKAVWTDTPRDFGASPYLMLTRLRKQES, from the exons AAGAGAGAAACGCACGTATAGTGATGACTACCCTGCTACTCACTGAGCAAATAACACAAGAAGACCGTGGCTCGGAGGGAAAGTATGTCCTTTACGGATCCTCGTGTTCCCAAATCACCGAGGAAGCTGAATACGTGAAAAAG CAGCTTCCTCAAGTGTCGGGCAATAAACCGGAGTCAAAGAGCAgcggctggagctggagctgcagtCCTGTTGCAAGGACgatgaaggaaacagaagagcagctgctgctggtgagcAGAGAAAACCAAATGCTGAAGATCAAG CTGGAAGCCACGAGAGAAGCAGGTGTACAGGCTCTCAGATCTGCCTCCCAGAAACTGTATGAGAATTACCAGACTTGGtcagaagaactgaaaaaaagccaTGAGAatgagaagcagcaaatacaG ACCTACCAtctccaaaaagaagaaaagcttcagCAAAGCTCCAAAACCACCAGCCGCCTTGCCGAAGGCATCAGGGAAAAATGTACCCGCATCGCAGAGATGGAGAAGCGAGTGCAAAGGATGGAGGAG gaaaagaaaactctGATAGAGAAGAAAATGTCACTTGAAAAGATGCTTCAACAGATGATGTCAAGGAATGAAGATGCCAAACG GTGCCTGGATCTCCAGCGGCAGATTTCCACCCTGCGGGAGCAGATCTGCCGCCTGCAGTGGGTGATCCAGGCGCAGCACCACGGCCTGCGCAGCGTGATACAGGAG GCAGAGGAACTGAAAAATGAACTCAGAAGCCaagataaaaaaatagaagacCTGACAGAGAAGCTGTCTGCACTGGAAGCACAG aataaAGAACTGAAAGACAGAGTGGAGTTTTGGTCTGGCCAGCCCAAGGCTAAagtttcaaaagctgtctggacaga CACCCCACGAGATTTTGGAGCATCCCCTTACCTGATGCTCACCAGGCTAAGGAAGCAAGAAAGCTAA